A window of the Helianthus annuus cultivar XRQ/B chromosome 4, HanXRQr2.0-SUNRISE, whole genome shotgun sequence genome harbors these coding sequences:
- the LOC110933926 gene encoding probable indole-3-pyruvate monooxygenase YUCCA10: MKQETVVVIVGAGPAGIATSACLNLLSIPNIVLEREDCYASLWQKKAYDRLKLHLAKNFCELPHMPFPLSTPTFVPKNMFVKYLKNYVYHFNVDPLYQRSVESACYDKRAQKWVVTAKNSVSGLVEEYVSEFLVVATGENSEGFIPNVYGLDTFKGLVIHSIEYENGKKFGDKDVLVVGAGNSGMEIAYDLCNWGAQTTVVVRSPTHVLTKDLVQLGMYLLKYIPCTFVDKMVLMLSKLLYGDLGSYGIQRPLKGPFLLKKETGRSPVIDVGTISKIRTGDIEVMPAIKDIQGDRINFTNDQERQFDAIVFATGFKSTVQKWLKDDGGLFNEKGMPKYKSPNHWKGENGLYCVGFASAGLFGISNDAKNIANDISRIMDNGN; the protein is encoded by the exons ATGAAGCAAGAAACCGTTGTTGTGATAGTTGGAGCAGGACCTGCTGGCATTGCAACATCAGCATGTCTCAATCTTCTTTCAATCCCGAACATTGTTCTTGAAAGGGAAGATTGTTATGCATCTTTATGGCAAAAGAAGGCTTATGACCGTTTAAAGCTTCACCTAGCCAAAAATTTTTGTGAACTCCCACATATGCCATTTCCTTTGTCTACACCCACATTTGTACCAAAAAATATGTTTGTCAAATACTTGAAAAACTATGTTTATCATTTTAATGTAGACCCATTGTACCAACGTAGTGTCGAGAGTGCATGCTATGACAAACGTGCACAAAAATGGGTGGTTACTGCCAAAAATAGTGTTTCGGGTTTGGTTGAGGAGTACGTAAGTGAGTTTCTTGTGGTGGCAACCGGTGAAAACAGTGAAGGCTTTATTCCTAATGTTTATGGTTTAGATACCTTCAAAGGTTTGGTCATCCATTCCATTGAGTATGAAAATGGAAAGAAATTTGGAGACAAGGATGTGCTTGTTGTTGGTGCTGGAAATTCTGGCATGGAAATTGCATACGATTTATGCAATTGGGGTGCACAAACCACGGTCGTTGTTCGTAGCCCG ACACATGTGCTTACCAAGGATTTAGTGCAACTCGGGAtgtatttattaaaatatattcCGTGCACTTTTGTGGATAAGATGGTTTTAATGTTGAGTAAGTTGTTGTATGGAGATCTTGGTAGCTATGGAATACAAAGGCCACTTAAAGGACCATTCTTGCTTAAAAAAGAAACCGGGAGATCACCTGTTATTGATGTTGGGACAATTTCAAAGATTAGAACAGGAGACATTGAG GTTATGCCTGCTATTAAAGATATACAAGGTGATAGAATTAATTTTACAAATGATCAAGAGAGGCAGTTTGATGCCATTGTctttgctactggttttaaaagCACCGTGCAAAAATGGCTCAAG GATGATGGAGGTTTGTTTAACGAGAAAGGAATGCCAAAATACAAAAGTCCTAATCATTGGAAAGGAGAAAACGGCCTCTATTGTGTTGGATTTGCTAGTGCTGGATTATTTGGCATCTCTAATGATGCCAAGAATATCGCTAATGATATCTCCCGTATTATGGATAATGGGAACTAA